From a region of the Coffea arabica cultivar ET-39 chromosome 3e, Coffea Arabica ET-39 HiFi, whole genome shotgun sequence genome:
- the LOC140038894 gene encoding transcriptional regulator SUPERMAN-like encodes MERNSARGNSGGRSMKEMNNNNNSHKKNAGCYKVKNPPWDFLNDCNGTEEADLLGLFSWPPRSYSCSFCKREFRSAQALGGHMNVHRRDRARLRQSPPRDGQYSLLNLNLEPNPNFSTFNTNPSPSARCPLMPSTYPSPIPPPVSTISTTPPATVTGMRKWGDKAGGGVHQLSHSYPKDQDLMKSKATKRLLELHEKEGSLLKRGDIVKLELEIGLVGEAKQDLDLELRLGYT; translated from the coding sequence ATGGAGAGAAACAGTGCTCGGGGAAATAGTGGTGGAAGAAGCATGAAAGAGatgaacaacaacaacaatagcCACAAGAAGAACGCAGGATGCTACAAGGTTAAGAATCCTCCATGGGATTTTCTGAATGATTGCAATGGCACTGAAGAAGCAGATTTACTTGGATTATTTTCGTGGCCTCCAAGATCTTACTCATGTAGCTTTTGCAAAAGGGAGTTCAGATCCGCTCAAGCTTTAGGAGGTCACATGAATGTTCATAGGAGGGATAGAGCTAGATTGAGACAATCTCCACCAAGGGATGGTCAGTATTCCCTCCTAAATCTCAACCTTGAACCAAACCCTAACTTCAGTACTTTCAATACTAACCCTAGTCCTTCAGCAAGATGTCCTTTGATGCCTTCCACGTATCCTTCTCCAATTCCTCCCCCAGTTTCCACTATTTCCACAACCCCACCAGCAACTGTCACTGGAATGAGAAAATGGGGTGATAAAGCTGGCGGTGGTGTTCATCAACTGAGCCATTCATATCCTAAAGATCAAGACTTAATGAAGAGTAAAGCTACAAAAAGACTTCTTGAGCTGCATGAGAAAGAAGGTTCACTTTTGAAGAGGGGAGATATTGTTAAGCTGGAATTGGAAATTGGCTTAGTTGGTGAAGCAAAGCaggatttggatttggaactTCGACTGGGATACACTTGA